One segment of Solanum stenotomum isolate F172 chromosome 1, ASM1918654v1, whole genome shotgun sequence DNA contains the following:
- the LOC125872097 gene encoding CASP-like protein 5C1 translates to MDDEVPGAVGTSASFALRFGQTIFSAASLLFMSLGVEFHNYTAFCFLVTIMGLVIPWSITLALINIYSVLIRCPIRHPGILLFIVFGDWALSFLTLAAASSIAGIVDVLQRADETFCAAGLCSRYQISAGLAFLSWFLSMASSLSNLWFLSSLTR, encoded by the exons ATGGATGATGAAGTACCAGGAGCTGTTGGGACAAGTGCTAGTTTTGCTTTGAGATTTGGGCAGACCATCTTCTCTGCTGCTTCTCTTTTGTTCATGTCTTTAGGAGTTGAGTTCCACAACTATACTGCCTTCTG CTTTTTAGTAACAATCATGGGTTTGGTCATCCCGTGGAGCATTACACTGGCACTGATTAACATATACTCTGTTTTGATTCGTTGCCCCATTCGTCACCCCGGAATTCTTCTCTTCATTGTTTTTGGAGATTGG GCATTATCATTCCTGACATTAGCAGCAGCAAGTTCAATAGCTGGTATTGTTGATGTTTTGCAGAGGGCAGATGAAACATTTTGTGCTGCTGGATTATGCAGTAGATATCAGATATCTGCTGGATTAGCTTTCTTGTCATGGTTCCTTTCCATGGCTTCATCTCTTTCCAATCTTTGGTTTCTTTCTTCTCTCACAAGATGA
- the LOC125872062 gene encoding uncharacterized protein LOC125872062, whose protein sequence is MKYNEIAHFSHPQHKLRYEYSEFPFKCDGCKEVGIGSRYKCTICDYDLHMHCAIPSPSITHPFYTKCSFQFLSRPPGNVPRYCNACEKDITGFMYHCRSCGFDLHPCCAKLPMVLDDGDVKLYLFRKVSATCHRCGRKGRNRSWSYRSTCKKYNLHVACVKEMLVDSWHELYFGHGDHNYNNNTYNNTNYRKLENRIPSLKGTLQTHHKKSKGKAQKCCEMAGLALQFIISAVLGDPTTLIAGVVGSLMSK, encoded by the exons ATGAAGTACAATGAGATAGCTCATTTTAGCCACCCTCAACACAAGCTAAGATATGAATACTCAGAATTTCCATTCAAATGTGATGGTTGTAAAGAAGTAGGCATAGGGTCACGTTACAAATGCACAATTTGTGACTATGATTTACATATGCATTGTGCAATTCCTTCACCTTCAATTACACATCCATTTTACACAAAATGTTCTTTCCAATTCCTCTCTCGTCCCCCGGGTAACGTACCGCGCTACTGCAACGCTTGTGAGAAGGACATAACTGGATTTATGTACCATTGTAGGTCTTGTGGATTTGATCTTCATCCATGTTGTGCTAAGCTTCCTATGGTGCTTGATGATGGAGATGTTAAGCTTTACTTATTTAGAAAG GTAAGTGCAACATGCCATAGGTGTGGAAGGAAAGGGAGAAACAGAAGCTGGAGTTACAGATCTACATGCAAGAAATACAATTTACACGTGGCATGTGTCAAAGAGATGCTTGTGGATAGTTGGCATGAGCTCTATTTTGGTCATGGAGATCATAATTATAACAATAAtacttataataatactaattatagaaaattggaaaataggATCCCAAGTCTAAAAGGTACACTTCAAACTCATCATAAAAAAAGCAAAGGCAAAGCCCAAAAATGTTGTGAAATGGCTGGTTTAGCTTTGCAGTTTATTATATCTGCAGTTCTTGGAGACCCTACAACTCTTATTGCTGGGGTGGTTGGTTCATTAATgtcaaaataa
- the LOC125872108 gene encoding mitochondrial import receptor subunit TOM6 homolog, whose translation MFPGMFMRKPDKAAALKQLKTHVVLFGTWVAVIRVAPYILHYFSDQKEELSLEF comes from the coding sequence ATGTTTCCAGGAATGTTCATGCGTAAACCTGACAAGGCAGCTGCTTTGAAGCAGTTGAAGACCCACGTCGTCCTGTTCGGTACTTGGGTCGCAGTGATTCGAGTCGCCCCATACATCCTCCACTATTTCTCCGATCAGAAAGAAGAACTCAGCCTGGAATTCTAG